One window from the genome of Ciconia boyciana chromosome 8, ASM3463844v1, whole genome shotgun sequence encodes:
- the LOC140655526 gene encoding tubulin polyglutamylase TTLL13-like → MKEAGENEEWTVYWTDYSVSLERVMEMKRFQKINHFPGMIEICRKDLLARNLNRMLRLFPKEYNIFPRTWCLPADYGDFQAYRRARKNRTFICKPDSGCQGRGIFITRNPEEIKHGEHMICQQYISKPFLIDGFKFDMRIYVLVTSCDPLRIFVYKEGLARFATMRYIDPSSRNLDDTCMHLTNYAINKRNENFVQDDAMGSKRKLSTLNAWMTDNSYNTTKLWEDIEDIIIKTLISAHPVVKHNYQSCFPNHTTGCACFEILGFDILLDRRLKPWLLEVNHSPSFTTDSPLDREVKDALLCDTINLINVHACDKRKVLEEDKQRARERLLQAHQTPRASRREELESNQAAWLSQAEKYENSHLGGYRRIYPACGTEKYEPFFKQSGSLFQETVSSKAREECARQQLEEIRLKKENLEAVTRKKKTERKEDLHGESAGDKSQIRNKAPAPTTRLTYRSTRTWDRKVQRMQYDSMQPQDIVEDEEKKRVNALLQRENLIRGLGIIDQLSQLLPTADRAADTQRSCTVTSKGQPQFLWDALGGQEAHRLMTLIPRPLLGGLVRPLGRRFVRNPRADAELPAGPGSDPATAGTLLVRGQSIPYHEQRKTRQGLRAQDAGWLRGQAAGMAVVPQPLTEPEGLQVRGQQLPGAGNKAEGREYGLPSFGSERLHRGGSGGAGRPSFRASSCHPGSPASAGKATGDGVSSPAAVQELSIASAAHVQHMGASHRAGASHARSVKSPGSRFPAMAALLRRGLRAAALLAGTPRRAAAAWPGDPDPPDPALEEAERARRRRRRRLQRELGGGRGAPERTLTWQAMEQMRFLRQELPEEWPPERLAQGFGVSPDVVRRVLRGRGCPPPRRRLRQDERALSAAPAPAPAPGQAPAAGREVRAPDGTLLYRLPYRLPRGRGGPGPGAQ, encoded by the exons ATGAAAGAAGCGGGAGAAAATGAGGAGTGGACAGTGTATTGGACGGACTACTCGGTCTCTCTGGAGCGCGTCATGGAAATGAAGCGGTTTCAG AAAATCAACCATTTTCCAGGCATGATAGAGATCTGCCGTAAGGACTTGTTGGCTCGCAACCTTAACCGCATGCTCAGGCTCTTCCCCAAGGAGTACAATATATTTCCCCGCACTTGGTGCCTGCCAGCTGA CTATGGAGATTTCCAGGCCTACAGACGCGCgaggaaaaacagaacattCATCTGCAAGCCAGACAGCGGCTGCCAAGGGAGAGGTATCTTCATAACACGTAATCCAGAGGAGATCAAGCACGGAGAGCATATGATTTGTCAGCAGTATATCTCAAAG CCTTTCCTTATTGATGGCTTTAAATTTGACATGCGTATCTATGTGCTGGTCACATCTTGTGACCCACTGAGGATTTTTGTCTACAAGGAGGGTCTGGCCCGGTTTGCCACCATGAGGTACATCGATCCCAGCAGCAGAAACCTG GATGATACCTGCATGCATTTGACCAATTATGCTATCAACAAACGTAATGAAAACTTCGTCCAGGATGACGCGATGGGCAGTAAGAG GAAACTGTCCACCCTGAATGCCTGGATGACGGATAACAGCTACAACACAACAAAACTCTGGGAAGATATTGAAGACATTATTATAAAGACTCTTATTTCAGCTCACCCTGTTGTGAAGCACAATTACCAAAGCTGCTTTCCGAACCACACTACTGGCTGTGCCTGCTTTGAGATACTGGGGTTTGATATTTTGCTAGACAGAAGGTTGAAGCCGTGGCTGCTAGAG GTGAATCACTCTCCCAGCTTCACCACGGACTCTCCCCTAGACCGTGAGGTGAAGGATGCTCTTCTCTGTGACACCATCAACCTGATAAACGTGCACGCCTGTGACAAAAGGAAGGTGCTGGAGGAAGACAAGCAGCGGGCAAGGGAACGGCTCCTCCAGGCCCATCAGACTCCCCGCGCATCCAG ACGTGAGGAGTTGGAGAGCAACCAGGCTGCCTGGCTGTCTCAGGCAGAGAAGTACGAGAACTCGCACCTGGGCGGTTACCGGCGCATTTATCCGGCCTGTGGAACAGAGAAGTATGAGCCATTTTTCAAGCAGAGTGGCTCCCTCTTCCAGGAAACGGTGTCATCCAAAGCACGAGAGGAGTGTGCCAG GCAGCAACTGGAGGAAATTCGCCTGAAAAAAGAGAACTTGGAAGCTGTTACCAGGAAGAAGAAAACGGAGAGGAAAGAAGACCTGCATGGAGAGTCAGCTGGGGACAAATCCCAAATCCGTAATAAAGCCCCAGCTCCTACAACCCGCCTCACCTATAGAAGCACCAGGACGTGGGATAGAAAGGTAC AGCGCATGCAGTACGACTCTATGCAACCCCAGGATATTGTGGAAGATGAGGAGAAGAAGAGAGTAAATGCTCTTCTGCAGCGTGAGAACCTTATCCGAGGCCTGGGCATCATAgatcagctctcccagctgctccccacaGCCGACAGAGCAGCCGACACGCAGAGATCCTGCACCGTTACCTCCAAGGGCCAG ccACAGTTCCTCTGGGACGCGCTCGGGGGCCAGGAGGCCCACCGCTTAATGACGCTCATCCCTCGCCCGCTCCTGGGAGGTCTGGTCCGGCCTTTGGGACGGCGGTTCGTACGCAACCCCAGAGCCGATGCTGAGCTGCCAGCCGGCCCGGGCTCCGATCCTGCCACCGCGGGCACCCTCTTGGTTCGAGGCCAGAGCATCCCTTACCATGAGCAGCGCAAGACGCGGCAGGGCCTCCGGGCGCAGGACGCGGGCTGGCTGCGCGGCCAGGCAGCAGGGATGGCAGTGgttccccagcccctcaccgAACCCGAGGGGCTGCAGGTGAgaggccagcagctccctggtgCTGGAAACAAGGCTGAAGGCCGTGAGTACGGATTACCTTCCTTTGGCTCTGAGCGTCTGCATCGTGGAGGCTCAG GGGGAGCTGGCAGGCCGTCCTTCCGCGCAAGCAGCTGTCACCCGGGGTCCCCAGCCAGCGCGGGCAAGGCCACAGGCGATGGCGTCTCCAGCCCTGCCGCGGTCCAGGAGCTCTCCATCGCCTCCGCCGCCCACGTGCAGCACATGGGTGCCTCGCACCGCGCCGGCGCCTCGCACGCCCGCAGCGTGAAAAGCCCAG gtTCCCGGTTCCCGGCCATGGCGGCGCTGCTGCGGcgcgggctgcgggcggccgcGCTCCTGGCCGGGaccccgcggcgggcggcggcggcgtggCCCGGGGACCCGGACCCGCCGGACCCGGCGCTGGAGGAGGCCGAGAg ggcgcggcggcggcggcggcggcggctgcagcGGGAGCTGGGCGGGGGGCGCGGTGCCCCCGAGCGCACCCTGACCTGGCAGGCGATGGAGCAGATGCG GTTCCTGCGGCAGGAGCTGCCCGAGGAGTGGCCGCCGGAGCGCCTGGCCCAGGGCTTCGGCGTCAGCCCCGACGTGGTGCGGCGGgtgctgcggggccggggctgccccccgccgcgccgccgcctgcgGCAGGACGAGAGGGCGCTGAGCGccgcaccggcaccggcaccggcaccgggacAGGCTCCGGCCGCCGGCCGCGAGGTGCGCGCTCCCGACGGCACGCTGCTGTACCGGCTGCCGTACCGGCTGCCGCGGGGtcggggcgggccggggcccggcgcACAATAA
- the HDDC3 gene encoding guanosine-3',5'-bis(diphosphate) 3'-pyrophosphohydrolase MESH1: MGSEAAMVLEAADFAARKHKGQRRKDPEGTPFINHPIGVARILAHEAGVTDVVVLQAALLHDTVEDTDATFAEIAERFGEEVRGVVEEVTDDKRLPKMERKRLQVERAAGSSRRAKLVRLADKLHNLRDLSRRAPEGWSPERVQEYFRWAAQVVAGLRGTSPPLEAALQRLFEERGLAPGGPGPGP; the protein is encoded by the exons ATGGGCTCCGAGGCGGCGATGGTGCTGGAGGCGGCCGACTTCGCGGCCAGGAAGCACAAGGGGCAGCGGCGGAAGGACCCCGAGGGCACCCCCTTCATCAACCACCCCATCG GCGTAGCCAGGATCCTGGCCCACGAGGCTGGCGTGACGGACGTGGTCGTGCTGCAG GCCGCCCTCCTGCACGACACAGTGGAGGACACGGACGCCACCTTCGCCGAGATCGCGGAGCGCTTCGGGGAGGAGGTGCGGGGCGTCGTGGAGGAGGTGACGGATGACAAGAGGCTGCCCAAGATGGAGCGGAAGCGCCTGCAGGTCGAGCGCGCCGCGGGCAGCAGCCGCCGGGCCAAGCTGGTCAGGCTGGCCGACAAGCTGCACAACCTGCGGGACCTCAGCCGCCGCGCCCCGGAAG GGTGGTCGCCGGAGCGCGTGCAGGAGTACTTCCGGTGGGCGGCGCAGGTGGTGGCCGGCCTGCGCGGGACGAGCCCGCCGCTGGAGGCGGCCCTGCAGCGGCTCTTCGAGGAGCGCGGCCTGGcgccgggcgggccggggccgggaccctGA
- the LOC140655127 gene encoding vacuolar protein sorting-associated protein 33B-like isoform X5: MAFAGRRDVPEPPDFGILKRLARDQLIYLLEQLPGKKDMFIEADLMSPLDRIANVSILKQHEVDKLYKVESRPALSASDQFCFLVRPRIKTMRYIADIVNADKMSGRSRKYKIIFSPQKFYACEMVLEEEGVLGDVTCDEWSFYLLPLDEDIISMELPEFFRDYFLEGDHRWINSVARALQLLNSLYGPFGKAYGIGRCAKMSYELWRDLEEESEGDGQGRKPEIGNVFLMDRDTDYVTALCSQVVYEGLVDDTFRIKCGSVDFGPDVTSSDKSIKVLLNAQDKVFSQIRNEHFSSVFGFLSQKSRNLQAQYDRRRGMDIKQMKNFVSQELKGLKQEHRLLSLHIGACESIMKKKTKQDFQEMIKAEHSLLEGFDIRESTSFIEEHIDRQVSPIESLRLMCLLSITESGLIPKDYRSLKTQYLQSYGPEHLLTFHNLKRIGLLTEQSAGETLTAVESKVSKLVTDRAAGKITDAFNSLARKSNFRAISKKLGLIPRVDGEYDLKMPRDMAYVFSGAYVPLSCKIIEQVLERRGWLGLEEVVRLLNGNEFSVSDSGAEDCPAWESQRVVLAVFLGGCTFSEIAALRFLGKERGCKFIFLTTAITNSARMMEAMIEAKA; the protein is encoded by the exons atGGCCTTCGCCGGCCGCCGCGACGTGCCCGAGCCGCCCGACTTCGGGATCCTGAAGCGGCTGGCGCGGGACCAGCTCATCTacctgctggagcag CTCCCCGGGAAGAAGGACATGTTCATCGAGGCCGACCTGATGAGCCCCCTGGACCGCATCGCCAACGTCTCCATCCTGAAG CAGCACGAGGTGGACAAGCTGTACAAGGTGGAGAGCCGGCCGGCCCTCAGCGCCAGCGACCA GTTCTGCTTCCTCGTCCGGCCACGGATCAAGACGATGAGGTACATCGCTG ATATTGTCAATGCCGACAAGATGTCGGGGAGGAGCAGGAAGTACAAGATTATCTTCAGCCCCCAAAAG TTTTATGCTTGTGAGATGGtgctggaggaagagggagTCCTTGGTG ATGTCACCTGCGATGAATGGTCCTTCTACCTGCTTCCCCTGGACGAGGACATCATCAGCATGGAGCTGCCCGAGTTCTTTCGCGACTACTTCTTG GAGGGAGATCACCGCTGGATCAACTCTGTTGCTCGAGCCCTGCAGTTACTGAACTCCCTGTACGGACCTTTCGGCAAGGCCTATGGGATCGGCAGGTGTGCCAAG ATGAGCTACGAGCTGTGGCGGGacctggaggaggagagcgAGGGCGATGGCCAGGGCAGGAAGCCCGAGATTGGCAACGTCTTCCTCATGGACAGAG ACACGGACTACGTGACGGCGCTGTGCTCCCAGGTGGTGTACGAGGGGCTGGTGGACGACACCTTCCGCATCAAGTGCG GGAGCGTGGATTTTGGGCCAGACGTCACTTCTTCTGACAAGAGCATTAAGGTGCTGCTCAATGCCCAGGACAAA GTCTTCAGCCAGATTCGGAACGAGCATTTCTCCAGCGTGTTTGGCTTCCTGAGCCAGAAGTCGCGTAACCTGCAGGCACAGTACGAC CGGCGCCGCGGCATGGACATCAAGCAGATGAAGAACTTCGTCTCCCAGGAACTGAAGGGACTAAAGCAAGAGCATCGCCTGCTGAGCCTGC ATATTGGTGCCTGCGAGTCCATCATGAAAAAGAAGACCAAGCAGGACTTCCAGGAGATGATCAAGGCTGAACACT CTCTGCTGGAGGGCTTCGACATCCGCGAGAGCACCAGCTTCATAGAGGAGCACATCGACCGGCAG GTGTCCCCCATCGAGAGCCTGCGCCTGATGTGCCTCCTGTCCATCACGGAGAGCG GTCTCATCCCCAAAGACTACCGCTCCCTGAAAACCCAGTACCTGCAG AGCTACGGGCCTGAGCACTTGCTGACCTTCCACAACCTCAAACGCATCGGGCTGCTGACCGAGCAGTCGGCTGGAGAGACCCTGACTGCTGTGGAGAGCAAAGTCAGCAAGCTGGTGACGGACCGCGCTGCAG GAAAGATCACAGATGCGTTTAATTCTTTGGCCAGGAAGAGCAATTTTCGAGCCATAAGCAAGAAGCTGGGGTTG ATCCCCCGGGTGGACGGAGAGTACGACCTGAAAATGCCTCGGGACATGGCTTACGTTTTCAGTGGAGCCTACGTCCCCCTGAGCTGCAAGATCATCGAGCAG GTGCTGGAGCGCCGGGGCTGGCTGGGCCTGGAGGAGGTCGTGCGGCTGCTTAACGGCAACGAGTTTTCCGTCTCAG ACAGCGGCGCGGAGGACTGTCCCGCCTGGGAGTCCCAGCGCGTCGTCCTCGCCGTCTTCCTGGGCGGCTGCACCTTCTCCGAGATCGCAGCTCTTCGGttcctggggaaggagagag GGTGCAAGTTCATCTTCCTGACCACGGCCATCACCAACAGCGCCCGGATGATGGAGGCCATGATCGAGGCCAAGGCGTGa
- the LOC140655127 gene encoding vacuolar protein sorting-associated protein 33B-like isoform X6, whose product MAFAGRRDVPEPPDFGILKRLARDQLIYLLEQLPGKKDMFIEADLMSPLDRIANVSILKHEVDKLYKVESRPALSASDQFCFLVRPRIKTMRYIADIVNADKMSGRSRKYKIIFSPQKFYACEMVLEEEGVLGDVTCDEWSFYLLPLDEDIISMELPEFFRDYFLEGDHRWINSVARALQLLNSLYGPFGKAYGIGRCAKMSYELWRDLEEESEGDGQGRKPEIGNVFLMDRDTDYVTALCSQVVYEGLVDDTFRIKCGSVDFGPDVTSSDKSIKVLLNAQDKVFSQIRNEHFSSVFGFLSQKSRNLQAQYDRRRGMDIKQMKNFVSQELKGLKQEHRLLSLHIGACESIMKKKTKQDFQEMIKAEHSLLEGFDIRESTSFIEEHIDRQVSPIESLRLMCLLSITESGLIPKDYRSLKTQYLQSYGPEHLLTFHNLKRIGLLTEQSAGETLTAVESKVSKLVTDRAAGKITDAFNSLARKSNFRAISKKLGLIPRVDGEYDLKMPRDMAYVFSGAYVPLSCKIIEQVLERRGWLGLEEVVRLLNGNEFSVSDSGAEDCPAWESQRVVLAVFLGGCTFSEIAALRFLGKERGCKFIFLTTAITNSARMMEAMIEAKA is encoded by the exons atGGCCTTCGCCGGCCGCCGCGACGTGCCCGAGCCGCCCGACTTCGGGATCCTGAAGCGGCTGGCGCGGGACCAGCTCATCTacctgctggagcag CTCCCCGGGAAGAAGGACATGTTCATCGAGGCCGACCTGATGAGCCCCCTGGACCGCATCGCCAACGTCTCCATCCTGAAG CACGAGGTGGACAAGCTGTACAAGGTGGAGAGCCGGCCGGCCCTCAGCGCCAGCGACCA GTTCTGCTTCCTCGTCCGGCCACGGATCAAGACGATGAGGTACATCGCTG ATATTGTCAATGCCGACAAGATGTCGGGGAGGAGCAGGAAGTACAAGATTATCTTCAGCCCCCAAAAG TTTTATGCTTGTGAGATGGtgctggaggaagagggagTCCTTGGTG ATGTCACCTGCGATGAATGGTCCTTCTACCTGCTTCCCCTGGACGAGGACATCATCAGCATGGAGCTGCCCGAGTTCTTTCGCGACTACTTCTTG GAGGGAGATCACCGCTGGATCAACTCTGTTGCTCGAGCCCTGCAGTTACTGAACTCCCTGTACGGACCTTTCGGCAAGGCCTATGGGATCGGCAGGTGTGCCAAG ATGAGCTACGAGCTGTGGCGGGacctggaggaggagagcgAGGGCGATGGCCAGGGCAGGAAGCCCGAGATTGGCAACGTCTTCCTCATGGACAGAG ACACGGACTACGTGACGGCGCTGTGCTCCCAGGTGGTGTACGAGGGGCTGGTGGACGACACCTTCCGCATCAAGTGCG GGAGCGTGGATTTTGGGCCAGACGTCACTTCTTCTGACAAGAGCATTAAGGTGCTGCTCAATGCCCAGGACAAA GTCTTCAGCCAGATTCGGAACGAGCATTTCTCCAGCGTGTTTGGCTTCCTGAGCCAGAAGTCGCGTAACCTGCAGGCACAGTACGAC CGGCGCCGCGGCATGGACATCAAGCAGATGAAGAACTTCGTCTCCCAGGAACTGAAGGGACTAAAGCAAGAGCATCGCCTGCTGAGCCTGC ATATTGGTGCCTGCGAGTCCATCATGAAAAAGAAGACCAAGCAGGACTTCCAGGAGATGATCAAGGCTGAACACT CTCTGCTGGAGGGCTTCGACATCCGCGAGAGCACCAGCTTCATAGAGGAGCACATCGACCGGCAG GTGTCCCCCATCGAGAGCCTGCGCCTGATGTGCCTCCTGTCCATCACGGAGAGCG GTCTCATCCCCAAAGACTACCGCTCCCTGAAAACCCAGTACCTGCAG AGCTACGGGCCTGAGCACTTGCTGACCTTCCACAACCTCAAACGCATCGGGCTGCTGACCGAGCAGTCGGCTGGAGAGACCCTGACTGCTGTGGAGAGCAAAGTCAGCAAGCTGGTGACGGACCGCGCTGCAG GAAAGATCACAGATGCGTTTAATTCTTTGGCCAGGAAGAGCAATTTTCGAGCCATAAGCAAGAAGCTGGGGTTG ATCCCCCGGGTGGACGGAGAGTACGACCTGAAAATGCCTCGGGACATGGCTTACGTTTTCAGTGGAGCCTACGTCCCCCTGAGCTGCAAGATCATCGAGCAG GTGCTGGAGCGCCGGGGCTGGCTGGGCCTGGAGGAGGTCGTGCGGCTGCTTAACGGCAACGAGTTTTCCGTCTCAG ACAGCGGCGCGGAGGACTGTCCCGCCTGGGAGTCCCAGCGCGTCGTCCTCGCCGTCTTCCTGGGCGGCTGCACCTTCTCCGAGATCGCAGCTCTTCGGttcctggggaaggagagag GGTGCAAGTTCATCTTCCTGACCACGGCCATCACCAACAGCGCCCGGATGATGGAGGCCATGATCGAGGCCAAGGCGTGa